The window CAAGACTGGGCCATGGTTTCTTGGCAACGAGAACACCCTCAACATCGTTACCCTCCAAGGTCTGACCGCTTTGAGGGTCAATAATGTCAACATCCATACcgaagaaggggaaggtGGCAGAACCGGGCTTGGTGGAGATGGCTCCGGGGAGAGGAGCAATCGAGAAAGAACCAGTCTCGGTCATCCAGTAAGTGTCAACAATAGCACATTGGTTCTTGCCCGCAAAGTCATTGTACCAATGCCAAGCCTCGGGGTTGATGGGCTCACCGACAGAGCCCAAAACTCGAAGAGAGCTGAGATCGTGGTCCTTGACGTGCTCTTCGCCCATACGTCTTAACAATCGGATAGCAGTGGGCGCAGTGTAGAGCTGAGTAGCCTTCCACTTGTCGACAAAGTCCCAGTATCTGGATGGTGTGGGGTAGACAGGGGTGGATTCAAAGACGGTGGTCGTGATGCCGTTGGCGAGAGGGCCGTAAATGATGTAACTGTGCCCGGTAATCCATCCAATATCGGCCATACAGGCAAATCGGTCGTCGGCGTGGGTGTCAAAGACGTATTTGAGGGAGAGGGCGGCACCGAGGAGGTAACCACCAGTGCAGTGGACAACACCTTTAGGCATACCAGTGGAACCAGAGGTCTATGTGGTCTTAGTACTGAGACTGCAATGAAAAATAAAAAACAACTCACGTAGAGGATGAAGAGCGGGTCCTCGGAAGCCATTCTCTCGCAAGGGCAGTAAGCGAGCATTTTAGCACATTCTTCGTCCCACCATTTGTCACGTCCCTCAGTCATGGGAACCTTGCTGCCAGTTCGTCGAAGAACAAGAACGTGCTCAACAAGAGGGCACTGCTGGAGAGCAGCATCGACGACTGAGAGGTGTAAGTCGGAGTTTCTACAAGAAAACCGGTCGACTTACTCTGCTTGGTAGCAATGCTCTTACCGCCTCGTCGACCCTCGCTATAACACGATTAGCCTCTTGCACTAGCACCTTACTTAAATTCAACCTACTCGGTGGTGATCAAAACCTTGCATTCACAATCGTTAACCCGATCCCTCAAACTTTCGGCGCTAAAACCGGCAAAGACAGCAGAGTGGATAGCACCAATCCTGGCGCAAGCAAGGAATGCTGCAGCGGCCTGCCAAGTCATAGGGAGACTGACGTGGCTTGTTAGCTACGAAGCCTCAATCAAAAAATTCATTTTTCTGGCAGGAACTCACTAGATGGACACAGCGTCACCCTTTTTGACACCGTAACTCTTGAGGACGTTGGCAACTCGGCAAGTCTCCTGCATGAGTTCCTCGTAAGAGACTTCACGGGACTCGGAGGGCTCGTCGGCCTCGTAGATGATGGCGGTCTTTTTGGGGTTCTTGTAGTAGTGTCGGTCGAGACAGTTGTAGGCAGCGTTCAAGGTACCTTCAGGGCTGCAAAGTCATCAGTCAACCCGTGCATATCCAGGATGTCTCAACTTTTCACTCACAACCATTGAACATCGCCATGCTCAAAGCCACCGGCCCTGACAGTCTTAAAGTCCTCATACCAATCAAGAGTTTCCCTGGCCTTTGCGGCCCACCACTCATCACTATTGGGGCCAACAGTCTTTGCCCATTCTTTGACGTAGGCCTCGTAGTTCGGACCAACATGCGGCTTCGGACGACCGTCCTTGCCCTGCATACGGGGAGGGGGAGCGTAGAGGTCCTCCGACTCGGGAACGGAGTCGGGGAGAGGGTGAACGTGGTGGACACCGGGAGCGACTTCTGTCTTGCCCATGTTGACTACTGATATGTAGATATTGCGTATAGCAGGTGAACGAAGTAAAACTGGAATGTGCTGTGTGCAGCGGAATTAATTGTTGGGGAAAATGAGGACGGTTAGCGGGAGGTGACTTGACCGATTCGGAGTGGGGGGCTTACCCTTCGTATCAGTATTTCGGCGGTCTCTTACACGTTGTGCACTAGTGCTTGTATTGTCTCTGCCACTGTCACTTTGGATTCTCTTTTAAGTCGTTCTTAGCTACAACGTCTGCTTGTATACAACTTGGGGATTTGCAGAACTGCAGCTCGCTCGCAATTTCTGGAGTTCTTATATCCAGTCGCATATACTGTATTTCTATCGCGGGCCAGCCAACCGGCAGTTGGGACAACCGTCAGCAGATCCGCTTATCCGGTAAAAACCCATTACCGgcctttccttttccttcttaGCCTTGCCCCAATTCACTCTTCTCCATACTCCATTTACCCTGGATATCAAATAGCCGACAGTAATATCACTCGATCGCATCTACGCAGCCTAATCACCCTTTACACCTATTCGGGGGGACCAGCGCTTGGCGCTATAGCGCCTAATGACACATCCTACTTacttcttttttgtttcTCATCATATCCGTTATTAAAGGCGCGGGGGCATGCGGGCGATAACTGTAAAGTCCTGCAGTGTTAGTTCCATCAAGCTTGGTTGGATTGGCCGAATAAAGCCGGATTGGGCTGCTTTGCTCATATTATAGATAATTCGAAGGTGAGGAAAAGCATACATGTGATATTAACAGCCTAAATTAGGTGGGTATCTAAGTGTAGTTTTGGGCCAGATGAGAATTGAACCGAAGAAGCGGCCAAGTGGGGACGAATCATAAAAAACACATATTCCCAACTTTCTTCTACGTATCTGTCTCTTAATGTTTGGCCAATTATTAGTATCTAATAAGTGGTCGACCATTATGATACTGATTCCCTTTTAATACATGCCATATTCATTCTGCCCCCAGTCATCTTCGGTGATACTGAGCCACGCGAGGTAAACCAATGTCATCGATATTACTTCGAGGAAAGTAGTGATAAAGGCAGAGTTGACTTTTCCGTTTGAAGCCTATCTATCCGTCAGAAGCGAGCGAAATGGGTGATGACAAGGAGCGCCTACGTTGCAAAGAGGTTGGGATGcgagaaagaagatgagcTGTGCCGCCACGAAGAAGGCAAAAGAAGCCAAGTATAAAACTAAGCCGGTAGTGAGTATGTCTGCGACCCGTGGGAACTTTCTGATTTACTCGCGGGCTTTCTCTCATCCAGCACCTTGATCACAATATACAACATGATAAAGACGTACAGGACTGAGAAGCTATGTGACTTGTCTCAGCAATGACGAGCTCCATGCCACTATGACTTACGCTGCTGGCAATATCAATGAGAACACGAACAATGCAGTGCCCTTCAAATCCTCCGCATCCTCTGTGGAAGTCAAATGGAATGCCTGGGTCCAGTGCAGACCAGTGTCGAGAGAGATGTAAAGGGTGGCGACAAAGAAAAGTATACTGAAAATCGAAAGTGGCACCAGTGCTGCTGCTGTTCCATCCCTAGGGCTCATTAGCAACTCTCCCCTCGTCACTTGATATTTGTACACCCACTCAACTACCTGGGTAGCAATCAAGGCGTTCCCTAATAAAATCCAGAAGAATACCACGATAATGGCAATGTGGATCGCACTGACGATAACGAGGCCTTTTGACCCTTGCTTCAGGAGGGACGTCATGGTCACAATTTGGAAAGCTGAGCGAACCCCAAAAGCGACAAACAGTAAACGAAGTTCAATCCGTCCGACGGCCGCCCATCTTCGAGAAGCACGGAAAGCGAATAGCAAGGCGATTAGGACTGCCAAGGCTGAAAGGACGATGAGGGCTGGGATGCGATATGGTAAGCAACATATAACAAGCACGGAGGATAGCGACTAACCAACATCTCCAGAAGATCCTCTTTGCCCTACCCGAGCTATCTCACAATTTGATCCTACACCAGTTCCTGCATCCCGCTTGGCTGCGAGAACAGTCAGATCTTCATTCGAATTTCGCCCCGTCTGTTGATCGTCTAATCAGCGAGTATAGCCAAGTCCAATATCAACATACGACATTGTACTGGCTGAAGAAATTTGAGCTTTCCGGAAAGAGAGTAGTGAGGAATGGGCTATCATTCTCGAATAATTGGCGGAAGAACAAGTTGCACTGTGGCAATACGGTATGTGAGCCTGACGAGAGATTATTTTTTGTTAGCAGGTCCATGTTCCAGCTTTGGGACGTACATATCCACCCAAATGAGCCGAATGGTTCTAGCATGTTGATAACCAACTCTTTTCTGATAGATAATGTGCTCTTCAAGCGTTTTTCGATGGTTGGTAAGAACGTTGCTCTTGGTATGCCCGTGATCTAAACTATTATCCGGCAGCTTGATCGTTAAAGCCGTTTTGAGATTAGCTTCCAAAGCTAAGTATTGAGTGAGTACAGAGTTTTTGACCGACTTCAATTAGTTTGATAGACTTTTGATTGGTCAAGAGTGACTGTTAGAGCCGAGACGCGAGGTTAAGAGTCGAtaaagatgaagaggatgataAAGGAGTTGTCAGTTTTGTTGATGATGGGCCCCTCAAGATATATGCACATCTATGGCAGCATCCCCCAGCAGGACACACTAGGCGTCCGTGCGTAAGGAACCATCCTAGGATATCAGCGACTACAACAAGGTGGGAGGTTTTCAGTAGTATAGCGACTTGATCTTTGTCGAGTACAAGAGCTATACAAGGATGGTCGAGCCATTTTCTTTATAGTCGAGTGACAAATCTTGCATGTAGACGCAGAGCGGGTGAGATCGACAAGAGATGATACTGGGAGTGGAAGAATGAATGCTGTCCAAAAAAGAAGATTGCGGCAATGTCCTTCGTTCGAGATTGGCAGATCTGTCTTCATTATCCATTCATTAATCCGCTTCTTGTTTGCTGCTTGATCACTTTCAGGGCTTGCCGGAGATAAGTATATGGATGCCGGTAATAGAATCACCATCTATAAGCTTGTTTGATGACATGGAGAATGGATGGCTATCATGACAATTCAGCTACATGATATGTCGGGCT is drawn from Cryptococcus gattii WM276 chromosome A, complete sequence and contains these coding sequences:
- a CDS encoding Acetate-CoA ligase, putative (Similar to TIGR gene model, INSD accession AAW41303.1) encodes the protein MGKTEVAPGVHHVHPLPDSVPESEDLYAPPPRMQGKDGRPKPHVGPNYEAYVKEWAKTVGPNSDEWWAAKARETLDWYEDFKTVRAGGFEHGDVQWFPEGTLNAAYNCLDRHYYKNPKKTAIIYEADEPSESREVSYEELMQETCRVANVLKSYGVKKGDAVSIYLPMTWQAAAAFLACARIGAIHSAVFAGFSAESLRDRVNDCECKVLITTDEGRRGGKSIATKQIVDAALQQCPLVEHVLVLRRTGSKVPMTEGRDKWWDEECAKMLAYCPCERMASEDPLFILYTSGSTGMPKGVVHCTGGYLLGAALSLKYVFDTHADDRFACMADIGWITGHSYIIYGPLANGITTTVFESTPVYPTPSRYWDFVDKWKATQLYTAPTAIRLLRRMGEEHVKDHDLSSLRVLGSVGEPINPEAWHWYNDFAGKNQCAIVDTYWMTETGSFSIAPLPGAISTKPGSATFPFFGMDVDIIDPQSGQTLEGNDVEGVLVAKKPWPSLARTVYRDHKRYLETYMKPYPGYFFFGDGAARDYDGYMWIKGRVDDVINVSGHRLSTAEVESALILHKGVAETAVVGCADDLTGQAVYAFVTMKPQFDLKATKEADLSKELAIQVRKVIGPFAAPKKIYLVSDLPKTRSGKIMRRVLRKIVAGEGDQLGDLSSIADPQIVDEVKQKVSSSA
- a CDS encoding Hypothetical protein (Similar to TIGR gene model, INSD accession AAW41304.1; CNA07760), translated to MAMWIALTITRPFDPCFRRDVMVTIWKAERTPKATNSKRSSIRPTAAHLREARKANSKAIRTAKAERTMRKILFALPELSHNLILHQFLHPAWLREQSDLHSNFAPSVDRLISEYSQVQYQHTTLYWLKKFELSGKRVVRNGLSFSNNWRKNKLHCGNTVCEPDERLFFVSRSMFQLWDVHIHPNEPNGSSMLITNSFLIDNVLFKRFSMVGKNVALGMPVI